In Edaphobacter paludis, a single window of DNA contains:
- a CDS encoding ATP-binding protein, with translation MKNGFQTRILAIALALATLAACVLAGVNLQHENHFDVPTDGISWIEAPGGLRAQRVPAESPGYRAGIRTGDILVAINDRPTNRLAPLVREMFRSGIWSHATYSIQRPVPNSIDLKGSARLDIQVILVPQDRSSNQWLRFIALVYLAIGIYVLFRRWTAPKSTHFYVFCLVSFVLYSFKYTTEFDTFDQVIYWCNIIAEALQPALFVHFAVSFSDVFASNRPNKLKRRLLSTIIYTPAVCLIALQYSAIQFWSATEMLRHRLDQIAVAYLAIYYVIAAIVFRFRYQRAESGLERQQLKWLTRGTLLTITPFTLLYVIPYLYFSGTSVPSLLTKIAGLSLIFLPLTFSWAIVRYRLMDVDLIFKRGVTYTLATASLVGLYFVVVAVTAEMVRARLPSLHVWGLLAAIIFTGILFEPLKKAIQGRVDRLFDQKRFDYRETLVEFGRGLNSQTDLRALLDSIVERLPQTLLVTRVAVFLATEPNRSPGNPNFELAASHGLTNLQADDLQTLDVRFLDFDRPGANSHIFLETPQQVLRLPEAQRSSARNLDLNYYLPCRVANREGSGTRTVAIIGLGRTDDGDFLSSEDMELLESLAGYIGIAIQNAQLYQRLEQKIGEFERLKEFHENIVESINVGVFAVDLEDRIESWNTQMESMYSKSRKEVLRQPVSAVFPADFVARFNSVREEQGTHTLYKFRLALPDGNVRTANIAIAPLVTRDFIAVGRIILVDDITDRIQLEAQLTQSEKLSSIGLLAAGVAHEVNTPLAVISSYTQMLTKHMRGDERLAPVLEKITQQTFRASEIVNGLLNFSRTSGAEFTSIDLNELLRDTLTLLDHQFKTAQIRTETNLDPQLARIHGNQGKLQQVILNLMLNAKDAMFGMSNATLKIATFNSSGSVFVRIQDSGGGIEREHLHRIYDPFFTTKTRPQEGEHKGTGLGLAVSYGIIQEHAGKIHVESERGVGTAFQLEFPASGSRSAISAETYTNGRRDAERKTIHV, from the coding sequence ATGAAAAATGGCTTCCAAACGCGGATCCTGGCGATCGCGCTCGCTCTTGCGACGCTGGCTGCGTGCGTGCTCGCAGGAGTAAATCTCCAGCACGAGAACCATTTCGATGTGCCTACTGACGGCATCTCATGGATTGAAGCGCCGGGTGGATTGCGAGCTCAGCGAGTTCCTGCGGAATCTCCCGGCTATCGGGCCGGAATTCGTACCGGCGACATCCTTGTCGCAATTAATGATCGTCCAACGAACCGCCTGGCTCCGCTTGTACGAGAGATGTTTCGCAGCGGCATCTGGTCTCACGCAACCTATTCCATCCAGCGGCCGGTTCCAAATTCCATCGATCTCAAAGGATCGGCCCGGCTCGACATTCAGGTCATCCTGGTCCCGCAGGACCGTTCCAGCAACCAGTGGCTGCGGTTTATAGCGCTCGTCTACCTGGCCATAGGAATTTATGTCTTGTTCCGGCGATGGACGGCGCCGAAGTCGACGCACTTTTATGTTTTCTGCCTTGTCTCTTTCGTGTTGTACTCCTTCAAATACACGACAGAATTCGACACCTTCGACCAGGTCATCTACTGGTGCAACATCATCGCGGAAGCGCTGCAACCCGCGCTCTTCGTCCATTTCGCAGTCAGCTTCTCCGATGTCTTTGCCTCAAATCGCCCAAACAAGCTCAAGCGCCGTCTCCTCAGCACGATCATCTACACGCCTGCAGTCTGCCTGATAGCGCTGCAATACTCCGCCATTCAATTCTGGTCGGCCACCGAGATGTTGCGGCATCGCCTCGATCAGATTGCGGTTGCCTATCTCGCTATTTATTACGTCATTGCTGCAATCGTCTTCCGCTTCCGGTATCAGCGAGCCGAGTCCGGCCTTGAGCGGCAACAGTTGAAGTGGCTCACTCGTGGCACCCTGCTCACCATCACGCCCTTCACGCTTCTCTACGTCATCCCGTACCTTTATTTCTCGGGCACATCCGTTCCTTCCCTACTGACAAAGATCGCCGGACTCTCGTTGATCTTTCTTCCCCTTACCTTCAGTTGGGCGATTGTGCGTTACCGGCTGATGGACGTCGATCTGATCTTCAAGCGCGGCGTCACCTATACGCTTGCGACCGCCTCGCTGGTCGGACTCTATTTTGTTGTCGTCGCCGTCACGGCAGAGATGGTTCGCGCCCGCCTGCCGAGCCTGCATGTTTGGGGCTTGCTGGCTGCGATCATCTTCACCGGTATTCTCTTTGAACCGCTAAAGAAAGCGATTCAGGGGCGCGTAGATCGCCTCTTCGACCAAAAGCGCTTCGACTACCGAGAGACCCTGGTTGAATTTGGTCGAGGTCTGAACTCGCAGACCGATCTCCGCGCTCTTCTCGACTCGATTGTTGAGCGCCTGCCTCAGACCTTGCTTGTAACCCGGGTGGCTGTTTTTCTGGCGACGGAACCTAATCGTTCTCCCGGCAATCCAAACTTCGAACTCGCAGCTTCGCACGGTCTCACCAATCTTCAGGCCGATGATCTACAAACCCTCGATGTCCGCTTCCTCGACTTCGACCGCCCGGGCGCCAACAGCCATATATTTCTTGAAACGCCGCAGCAGGTTCTTCGTCTGCCCGAAGCGCAACGCAGCAGCGCACGCAACCTCGATTTGAACTACTATCTCCCTTGCCGTGTCGCAAATCGGGAAGGATCTGGGACGCGTACCGTCGCCATTATCGGCCTTGGCCGCACCGACGACGGCGACTTTCTCTCCAGTGAAGACATGGAGTTGCTCGAATCGCTCGCAGGCTATATCGGCATCGCCATCCAGAATGCACAGCTCTATCAGCGGCTCGAACAGAAGATCGGCGAATTCGAGCGGCTCAAGGAGTTCCACGAGAACATCGTCGAATCCATCAATGTCGGCGTCTTTGCCGTCGACCTTGAAGATCGTATCGAGAGCTGGAACACCCAGATGGAGAGCATGTACTCGAAGTCTCGCAAAGAAGTGCTTCGTCAACCCGTATCCGCTGTCTTTCCGGCGGACTTCGTCGCGAGATTCAACAGTGTCCGCGAGGAGCAGGGCACCCACACGCTCTACAAGTTTCGCCTCGCCCTGCCCGACGGCAATGTGCGAACTGCCAACATCGCCATTGCGCCTCTGGTTACGCGCGATTTCATCGCCGTTGGCCGCATCATTCTTGTGGACGACATCACCGACCGCATCCAGCTCGAAGCCCAGTTGACCCAGTCCGAAAAGCTCTCCTCCATCGGCCTGCTTGCCGCGGGCGTCGCGCACGAGGTCAATACACCGCTTGCCGTCATCTCCAGCTATACGCAGATGCTTACAAAGCATATGCGTGGCGACGAGCGCCTGGCGCCAGTGCTCGAAAAGATCACGCAGCAAACCTTCCGCGCATCGGAGATCGTCAACGGCCTGCTCAACTTCTCCCGCACCAGTGGTGCTGAGTTCACCAGCATCGATCTCAACGAACTCCTCCGCGATACGCTGACCTTGCTGGACCATCAGTTCAAGACCGCGCAGATTCGCACAGAAACCAATCTCGATCCGCAACTCGCACGTATTCACGGAAATCAGGGCAAGCTGCAACAGGTAATCCTCAATCTCATGTTGAACGCAAAAGATGCAATGTTCGGAATGTCGAATGCGACCCTGAAAATTGCAACCTTCAATAGCTCAGGAAGCGTCTTCGTGCGCATTCAGGACTCCGGTGGCGGAATCGAACGCGAACATCTTCATCGCATCTACGATCCCTTCTTTACTACCAAGACCAGGCCGCAGGAAGGCGAGCATAAGGGCACCGGCCTGGGGCTTGCCGTCAGCTATGGAATCATCCAGGAGCATGCCGGCAAGATCCACGTCGAGAGCGAACGAGGTGTAGGAACTGCCTTCCAGCTTGAATTCCCTGCTTCCGGCAGCCGGTCTGCGATCTCTGCCGAAACCTACACGAATGGCCGCCGCGACGCCGAGAGGAAGACGATCCATGTCTGA